From one Armatimonadota bacterium genomic stretch:
- the rplA gene encoding 50S ribosomal protein L1, with protein MPTHGKRYNEAVKKVEKGKAYDPEEALALVKELASAKFDETVDVAVRLGVDPRHGDQMVRGTTTLPHGTGKVRKVAVFAKGEKAKEAEEAGADVVGAEDLVKKIEEGWRDFDILVATPDMMSMVGKLGRILGPRMPNPKSGTVTMDIAKVVRDIKSASRVEYRVDKAGNIHMPIGKVSFEKEKLLENFAALLSALIKARPAAAKGRYLRKITVSSTMGPGIDVDIQKAQAIAER; from the coding sequence ATGCCTACTCATGGCAAAAGGTACAACGAAGCCGTAAAGAAAGTTGAGAAAGGAAAGGCATACGACCCAGAAGAAGCTCTTGCACTCGTAAAAGAGCTTGCTAGCGCAAAGTTCGATGAGACTGTTGATGTCGCAGTTCGCCTGGGCGTAGATCCACGCCATGGAGATCAAATGGTTCGCGGAACCACTACCCTACCACATGGCACCGGCAAGGTACGCAAAGTAGCTGTCTTTGCAAAAGGCGAGAAAGCCAAAGAAGCCGAAGAAGCCGGCGCAGATGTGGTGGGAGCCGAGGACCTTGTCAAGAAGATTGAAGAAGGCTGGCGCGACTTCGACATTCTTGTTGCCACGCCGGATATGATGAGCATGGTTGGCAAGCTAGGCCGAATTCTTGGCCCTCGAATGCCTAATCCGAAATCTGGCACAGTTACAATGGATATTGCAAAAGTTGTTCGCGACATCAAAAGCGCTTCTCGCGTCGAATACCGCGTTGATAAGGCTGGCAACATTCACATGCCAATTGGGAAAGTATCTTTTGAGAAAGAAAAACTTCTGGAAAACTTTGCGGCGCTGTTGTCGGCGCTAATCAAAGCCAGGCCAGCTGCAGCCAAAGGTCGATATTTGCGAAAGATTACTGTGTCTTCGACAATGGGCCCAGGCATTGACGTTGACATACAAAAAGCGCAAGCCATTGCCGAGCGCTAG